The region CTGCTCGGAGTGATTGTAACGGTTAACTCCAATGAGAATATCGAGTTATAACTCGACTAGGCGCATGACGGCAAAGTGGCGCATGATTCGCTCGTCAGAAGTTTGGCACGCCAGCAGGATGCTCAGTGCCAAATCCGGCTCAAAATCGTCCTGAACCGATTTCCGAGCCTCGGACGAACAACATAGATCGGAAAGTTTGCGCATGGATGCGACACGGGCCAGAATCGCTCTATTGGCGATTGCGTTCCTTCACTGTTCATTGCTTTCGCTCACGGCACAAGCGGCCAGCTACCGCACTCCCAACTTTATTGTCACAGCGCCGACCGATGAATTCGCTCGCGTTGTGGGAGAAGCCGCTGAAGAGTTCCGCCGGGACTTGTGCCTCTCCTGGACAGGTCGCGAAATGCCCCGCTGGGGAAAGCCTTGCCCAATTTCCTGCAAGGTGGGGAACTACCCCGCAGGTGGTGCCACCACGTTCAATTTTGATCGTGGCGAAGTCTATGGCTGGAACATGGAAGTTCAGGGGACTCCCGAACGAATCCTGGATTCGGTTCTGCCGCATGAAGTCAATCACACGATTTTCGCCTGCTACTTTCGCCGACCACTTCCTCGCTGGGCCGATGAAGGCGCCGCTTCACTCATCGAACACGAATCGGAAAGAATGCGGCTGGAAAAACTCGCCATCGAAGCCACGGGTGGACGTCGCAAAATTCCTCTGAGAACACTTCTGGGGATGAAAAACTATCCGCAGGATCAGCGGCAAGTCCTCACCCTCTATGCACAAGGCTATCTGCTGGCGGATTATCTCATTGCCAAATCGAGCAAAGGGGAGTACCTCAAGTTCCTCCAGTCTGCTCATGAACGAGGATGGGATCAGGCACTGCAATCTCATTATGGCTACAGCAACGTCGAGCAGATTGAACAGGAACACGACCGCTGGGTACTCGCTGGCTGCCCAAGGCAGCCCGCAAGACCTGGTGAAATGCTCGCTGGCAACAATTCACAGCCTGCATCCGAACTCCAGGCGACCAGAACACAGCCAACTGCACCACTGGCGATGGTCGCTTCCAATTCCCCAGGTACGGCTAGCGAACCCCGTGGATTTTCACTGACTCGACCTTTCGAGCGTCGATCAGCCACTAATTCGAACGTCGATAACTTGCGGGTACGTGGCCAGAATCCAGAAACCAGCCAGGCTGTCGCCATTCTGGATCGTACTGAAACCTCCGATGTTCTTGTCGCAGCGACTGCACCTGGCAATCGCCCCGAAAACAGTCGCATCGTACAAAACGAGGGTTATATTCCGGCTGACCCAGTGGCCAATCTCCGCACGACTGAGATCGAGGATGTAGCCGCTAATACTCAAAAGATTGACCCGCGACTGGCAGAAGCCCGTGCGGCACTTGCTGCAGCCACACAGGCCATGCAGTCCGGGCCTGTCGCATCCAGCTCAGCTCCAATTAAAGACCGTGCTCAATTAAGCCAGCCGCTCTTGCAACAGACAGAAATCCCGCAGTTTGAACCACGAGCCACGGCTCGCGTGGAGTAGCCTTTTCCGGTTGCTCACTTCAGACGGGTGGGTGGCAGGGGCGGATGTCTTCATCCGCCCCCTGGTCATTCAAGGTCACCCGCACAAATACATCTGACAACATGCATTCATGACTTTTCACGCTGTTCGTTAAAAACGATCCGAGTCCCATGACCTGGGGGCAAACGAGGACGTTTGACCCCAGCCACCCCGTAGCCTTTTTCAATGCATAAATCTTTTAAGCGGGTGGAGGCTGCCAATCACCCCAATGCGAGAGATAATGCTGATAGGCCGGTGAATTGTCTGCCTGATTTTCCAGCCATGTTTTCGTTTCACCCACCAGTTGTTGCTCACGCTGAAGTGTCAACTTGCCCTGCAGAACCTGGCTTCTCAGAAAGACAAAATAGGTATCCAGCACATCACAGCGACAGTAGTCGTTGATTTCTTCGTCGCGTCCTTGATGATGAAAATCCTGCACCATCGAACCATCGATGCCACTTTTGCCGGGCTTTCCCAGCACGTTGGCCAGGAGATTCAGCCCGCCCGAAAGTCGTGTGGCACCAAAGTTCGAGAAAAAGTCGCACAGGTCGAAGTGAGACGAACTGTTATAGCGATTGCGGGGCTGCTCGAATGATCTCAGTTCTAATGAGAACCATGCGGGGATCGAGAAACCATAGCGCAGTGCCGCCAGTTCCAGCACAGGCATGTCGTAAGAACGGCCATTAAAGCTGACCAGTGTGGGATAGCCATAATGCTGCCAACCCTGCCAGAAGAGCTGAGCAATCCGGTGTGGGCGATACTCCGGTGCATCAAGAACGACCAGATCGAGCAGGCGAAACTCGGGATCGATTTTGGCAATGGCCACCGAGACAGGAAGCATGTAGGTGACGGGGAGAACATCTTTTCCCGTCGTTTCCATCAACTCGGCGCGGTACTTCGCAATGGCTGCCTCTGCCGAGAGATTTTCACCGGGAAAGCGGATGCGGGAAACCAGCTCACCATCGGCAATCGCTTCAATATCAAACACGAGATAACTGACGGCCGTTCGTTTTTCATCAGCCATGGCGAACTTTCTTTCCCGCAATAAACCACCAGTTCCCATGAACAGCCGGGTCATGGATCGCTTTCACACCTTCAGGATTCTCCCAAAAGAATGTCCCCTTGGGAATCAAGATCCGGTACAACCTGATGACAACCTGCATCTGGAGACTGATGATTTGAGGAGTGTTGGCTGATGAAGATCTGCGAAGTATCGAGGCATTGGGGTTCTCTTCTGGATTGGAAAACCATTGGCTTCTGCCTGTCGGGACTGCTGCTGCTGGGCACACTGGAACCAGCTGCGGCCCAGTCGAAATCTTCCAGAACCAGTGCTTTACAACCGAATACCACGAAGAGTGCTGCCGTTCGAGTTGCCCCGCCTTACAACGACAAAACACCGAAGCGCTACGACCTCACCGCCCGGGCGAGTGAGATCGATCCCAGAGCCAAAGAGCATCCTGAGATTGGTTTTGTTTTTAACAAAGACGGCAAGCCGCAGGATGTGCAGCATGCCGTCGTCGATACGCGCGTCAAACCGCGAGGCAAGCTAGTGATCTGGCTGATGGGCCACAATCAAGGGCTGTTCGAGCGGATCTCTGGCTATGGAATGCATGGCATTCAGGTGCATTATGCGAATGGCTGGTTTGGCAAGCTCAACAAAGAACCACCACCCGATGAACTCTACCTGGGGCGAATTCGCCTTGAAGCAGCGACGGGCGAAGACTTCAGTCCCGACATTGAGATCCCGCTTCCGGACGGCATGGCCGAACGTTCGCGTCAGTTTGTGAAGTGGCTGGCCAAAGAAAATCCTCAGGGGAAATGGGAGCAATTCCTGACCGAAGAGGGTGATCTCCGCTGGGAAGATGTCATCATGAGTGGGATTTCGCACGGTTCGACGACAGCCGCCCGGTTTGCTGTCCATCAGAAGGTGGATCGCGTGGTGATGTTTTCCGGGCCGCGCGATCAATTGGAAGGTTGGTACAAGCTTCCTTCAGCCACGCCGCATGAGCGGTTTTTTGGCTTTACGCATGTGCTGGATGGTGGCTGGACTGCAGACCATTACTGCCGGTCATGGCTGTTACTGGGGCTCAATGACTTTGGCCCGACTGTGAATGTGGATGACGCCAAACCCCCATTCAGCAATACCCGTCGTCTGGTCACGAATGCCAATGTGGGGAACGATGCCAACAATGCTCACGGTGCTTCGGTTCCGGGCGGGCCGTCTCCCAAAAATTCGAAGGGTGTCTACCTTTATGAGGATGTCTGGAAATACCTGTTCACGCATCCGGTCGATCGGAAGGGCCCGGCAGTCCCTGCAGAAGCCGATTGCACACTCGAACATAAAGTCAAAGGGAAGAAGTAAAGACGGGAATGATATGGATTCCAATAATCAATTGGGCTCCCTAGTATGGGGTGGCTGGGGTTGAGCGTCTTCGCGAACCCCCAGCTAGTACCCAAGATCGCTGGGGTTCGAAGACTCAACCCCAGCCACCCGCCGCGCAGTTGTTCATTTGGCTCTGATCATGTAAGGCAAACATGTACGCAAGTCATGACTGCAGAAGAGTCTGCTCTATGACGATCGGGCCCACGACAGCAGGTTCAGTCTCAAGACGATCATTGACCGCAACAGCGGTTATGTGTTCTTGATGTTCGCAATGCAGAAGCTGCCGTAAGTATGCACGCGGTCTTTCGCATGGAGTTCTTCGGCCAGCGGACGATTGTACTCGAGGGCTTCACCCAGAGTTTTCTTCTGGCCGTTCACAGTAACCTGAATGGGATTTACGAACTCACCATTGAGGCCAGCTGAACGCCACAATACGCGGGCATTGGGGGCGGCTTTGTCCATGATCCCCTGCCATTCCTGAGTGAGGATGGCCATGGCTGGATCTTTGGAAAGCCAATCCATGTGATCGAGCAGAATGAACCGCGAAATCTGATGCGGCGTTTCCTGCAGGAACCCGAGAATGTGGTTGGTATGTGTGCTCACTCGATCGACGGCCCCAGCCTTGAGCTGTGCGAAGCCTTCGGGCTTCAAATACTCGGGGCAGCATTCGGGCGTGTACTGGCCTGTGAGGTAAACACGCCAGAAGTAGTTATCCTTGATCGGCAGCTTGGTGAAGACGGCTTCGACGCGATCCATCACGAACTGCAGAATCCCACCGGGATACTGCTCATCAATCTGCTTACGCTGAGCTCTGGGAACCCCCAGCAGTGCCAGAGTCATATCCCGCCGCATGGCCCAGCGGATAAAGGGCCGCCAGAGTGATTCGGCCAGCTTGTACTGCTTGAAAATATCGCGTTGCTGTTCGAGGCTGCTGGCTGCCAGGATGGCATTGACCCCGTCACGCAGCTTGGCGATCCGGTCGATGTAAACATTGATAATGTAGGCAAATGTGCCCGAAGTGCAGTGAAAATAGAACGACTTGCGGCGGGTATCGCCCGTGAAGAAAGCCTTTTTGCGATCCCAGAACTTGCGGGTGGTATCACTCAGTTCCGGTCGCAGCTTTTGTGTGTAAATGGTGCTCCACTGGGGATGACCACCATTACCAAAAATTTGAAAGAAGTCTTCGTAATCGAGCTTGCGAATGCCAGCCTGCTTGAGTTCCAGCAGTGCATTCTGCCGCAGATTCATATCGACCGCATGGACGTGGCCTGCACCGGCCAGTGCATAATCCAAAGCGTTGCAACCGGCGGAAGTGATGACCACCACACGGTCATTTGAAGTCAGTTCGAGGGCTACCCGGTCTAAGCGAGGGTCTTCCCAGCACTGGTTGTAGACCAGATTTCGGCCATGGACGAGGTTAAACCATGTCTTGCTGAGCTTTTCGACAACCATCCGTCGATTCCCGGTTGCTGATAGTGGCCACACGGGAATCGGAGCAAGCTTCAGCACGGGACAGCAGCCAGATCCTGAGGTGCCAATTCACTGCAGGCACAGGCCAGGGCAGGAATGGGCAGAGGCAAGCTGTTGTTCGTCACCGAAGTTTCATGGCTGCAATCTGCAGCACTCGTTTTCCGCGTGGAGAAAGTTTCAAAGTAATGGATCAATTCCATCTCTCCATGGGCATATTCCACAAACGCGGTGCAATTCTCAACCCAGTCCCCGGTGTTGCAGTACACGATTCCGTGACGGTGGTCATGTGCGGGGGTATGGATGTGGCCGCAGATCACCCCTTCGCAACCTTGTTCAAGGGCATACCTGGCCAGACGTTGCTCGAAGGAGCTGATGTATCGAACAGCCTGTTTGACGCTCCGTTTGACGCGACCGCTGAATGAATAACTGCCACTGGCCGGGGCTTTAAACCATCGGCTGAAGAGCCAGTTGGCCGAAAGCAGCAAGTCGTAACCAATCGAGGCAACGCCTGAGACCCACTGCGCGCTTTGTTCGACGACATCGAATTTATCGCCGTGAATGACCAGATACTTCCGGCCATCGGCCGCTTCAAAGACAAATTCATCTTCAATCGTGACGAAATCAAACCCCCATTGGAACCGGCGTAAGAACGCATCGTGATTTCCAGGAGTGAGATAGATTTTTGTGCCGGAGGCGGCCAGATCGTGCAGTCGCGAGAGAATATCGTTGTACACCTGCTTCCAGGCGAACGATTTTTTCAGCTTCCAGCCATCGATAATGTCACCCACGAGATAGAGCGATTCGGGCTCGACACTCCGTAGAAAATCGAGAAGTTCGACTGCGTGGGCATGTCGGCAACCGAGATGAGTATCGCTGACAAAGACCGTCCGGATTGCTCGTTCCTGTCGATCTTCGATGGGCGAAAGTCGGCTTTCAACCGAAACACCACGCTCTCGAGGAGCCGGAAATTCGCCGAGCAGATCCTTTCCCCGTTTTTGATCCTCACCAGGATGTCTGGGCGCGGGACGCTGAGATCCTGCTGGCCGCCAGTTCCATTCGAGTTGCTCAAGGGCTTCTCGACCGGGTAGAAAGTGCGTATTTCGTACCGAATGAACGTCAGGCAAAGTTGCCGAAACTTCGGGACTGGATGACAGAAATCGACCTTGATTTCCTTCATCAAGCGTGCTGCCGGGGTGCTCGCCATTGGCAAACTCTCGCCCGACAGCCATGGAATTCACAAGCATTTTCGTGGCCCCCTGCAGGATCACCCGCCAGATGATTCAGCCCGAAACTGTGCCAGAGGTGATTGTCTCCCAGAACGAAAACCTCTGACCAGAACTTCTGGCTACCTGTCACCGGAGGAGCCTGCCGACATTGGCAGCATTGCCACGATCCACGCTTTGGGAGCAGCAAAATCAACTTCCCCAGCTTCATATATCATCCAAAACAACATGGTTTCGCGATGAATCTCTGGTGAAAGTTCCGCGAATCTCTCTCTCAAATCGAACTTTTCTCACGATTTTTGAGAGCCGCTTTGAACATCAGGCGGCTTTGCGAGCCAGAACCTGAATCTCGGTGCAGAGCGAAGGCAACGTCTCGCCGGCAGTGCGATTCAATTGCCACCACCACTTCTGGTTTTCCAGCGGCCGGAGCAATCCGCCCGAAAAAATACGAAAACCTCGGGCTGCGACAACTTTGACCGGGGCATGCTGAGTCACGGCGCCAATAAATGTCCGCTTGCTGAAAGCCTGCAGGTGGCCGCGTGGTTTCTTTTTGCCCACGAGTTTATCCACAGCAGGAACCAGATGTTTGCGAACGAGATGAATTCCTTCCGGGAAGATCGGCACTCCGACAATCAGCAATCCCCCCGGAGCCAGCACCCGACCCAGAGTCGAAATGGCATCATCAACAGTGGGAAGATGCTCCAGTACCTGCTCGCAGACGACCAGATCGAACTGATTCGATTCCAGAAAATTGAGGCCTCCCATGAGATCGCCGGCATTGAGACTGGCCCAGTTTTCCGGCTTGTAAATGGTCGGTTGCAGAGTGAGATCGACCCCATGCAGATCGACAATTTCTGAACCTGGCAGCGCTTCGACATAACGCATGAGCACGCCATTCCAGATCCCCACGTCGAGAATCTTGAGACGACGACCGCGAGCCTGGAATTCGGGAATCAGCCGGGCAATTTCTTCACTGACGGCATGATACCGCGCCTGTCTCAAGCTGTACTTTTCTGGCCGAGTCGGATCGACTCCATACGCCAGCGAAGGCACTTTTGCCGTACTAGTATTTGATTCAGAAACCAGTTGGCTGGTCTTTGTATGAGCGTCCATGCTCGATCTTTAACTTATCTAGTGGTGCCGTTGTGTCACAACTGTCGCTGACTCAGACTGTTTCCAGCGAATGAATTCGCGGGATGACAGCCGGGAATAACAAATCATCTTCGTCACTGCACAAGAATGACGCAAGGTGAGTTTTCTGCCCTGGGACCGCTGCACCGCATCAGACCAGATGTTCCCCCCTCACGGTGCGCTGTTTCCGGTGAATTCGTGATCATTTCACAGGATTGGGAACGGCCGTGGCCAACATCAGGAATTCCATTGGCATTTTCGCAAAAAGGCTATTAGGCTGACGAAACGTACCGCTGGGCGAGTACCAGTGGTCGCCAGAATGACCCGCCAGATCTCTGCCTGAGGAACACACCTATGCTGCATGCTTTACCACGTCTTGCCTGCTTTTCTCCTGAGTTTCTCATGCTTTCGATCGCAGGCTGCCTGCTTTCGCTCTTTGTCGTTGCTCCTGCACAGGCTCAGGAAGATAACAATCCACCTCCGGGATTTACGGCATTGTTCAACGGAAAAGATCTGACCGGCTGGTGGGGTCTGGGCACGTATGACCCCCGCAAGCTCGATGCCATGAGTGAAGCCGACTTTGCCGCTTTCAAGGCCAAAAGCCTCGAAGATATTGCTCGCCACTGGTCCGTCAAAGATGGCATTCTGATCAATGATGGGCATGGACTTTATCTCACAACCGACAAGACCTTTGGCGATATCGAACTGCTGATCGATTACAAGACAGTTCCCAAGGCCGACAGTGGCATTTACTTGCGCACCACGCCTCAGGTTCAGATCTGGGACAGCACAGAGACGGCCAAGTTCTCGATTGGTGCCGACAAAGGCTCAGGTGGTTTATGGAACAATCTTCCCAACCATCCTGGTAAAGATCCGCTCGCCAAAGCTGATAAACCGTTTGGAGAGTGGAATCGCTTCCGCATCATTCAAGTGGGTGCCCGCACCACGATTTATCTCAACGATCAACTCGTGGTCGATCACGCCATCATGGACAACTACTGGGATAAAGCGGCTCCTCTTCGCAAGAATGGTTACATCCAACTGCAAACTCACGGCGGTGAGATCAGCTGGCGGAATATCTTCGTCAGAGAAATCGGCAGCGAAGAAGCCAATAAAATTCTGGCCAGCAAGTCAGAGAGTGGCTTTGAATCGATTTTCGATGGCCAATCACTGGCGGGCTGGGCGGGTGCGGCCGATCAGTACGAAGTTGCCAACGGTGCCATTCGTTGCCAAAAGGGCAAAGGGGGCAACCTTTACACTGAGAAAGAATACGCCAACTTCGTGGCCCGGCTCGAATTCCGCCTGCCACCCGGTGGCAATAATGGCCTCGCCATTCGGTATCCCGGCAAAGGGAATCCCGCTTATTCCGGCATGACTGAACTGCAGGTTCTCGATAACGATGCTCCCCAGTATGCCAAGCTCGATGTGCGTCAGTACCACGGCTCGGCTTATGGTATGGCCGCTGCAACGCGTGGCTATTTGCGACCCACAGGGGAATGGAACTTCCAGGAAGTGACCATCAATGGCAGCAAGATTACAGTCGAACTCAATGGCACCATCATTCTGGATACCGACCTTTCGAAGGTCTCTGAATACATGGCGAATTCACCACATCCTGGTAAAGATCTGGTCAAGGGACACTTTGGCTTTGCAGGCCATGGCGATGCCGTCGAGTTCCGCAACCTCTCGATCAAGCCACTTGCTGATTAGGCACAGCCTCGTGACAACATATTGACAACCGCATGGCCTTCTCGCCTTCTTTCAGTAAGGGGAGAAGGCCATGTGCGTTTTGGAGGCAAGTGCAGGAGTGACTTCTTTAAGAAGGCAAGACCTTCCTGCTGCCGGAGAGCTTTTGCAATGAATTCAAAAGTGTTTCGCGAAGCGTCTTGAGAGGCTTTATGGGGGTTCGCTAGTTCTGATGCATTCCTGGTGAGCATTGATCATCAGCCATGACGGGCCACTGTCTTGAGAACCAGTTCTTCAGATACATCGCGCACGCTTTCGACATGGCCAATTCTCGTCGGCAGAATCAACCGCAGTTTGCCACCGACCGATTTCTTGTCGAGCCGCATGGTAGCAATGATCTGTTGTGGATCGAGTTTCATTCCCGATGGAAGTGAGACCGGGAGTTGAAACGATTGCAGCAGTTTCGTCAGTCGCGAGACGACTTCTTCCGGAATACGACCCAACTGACAGGCGAGTGTGGCAGCATCGATCATACCGATCGAAACCGCTTCGCCATGCAGCAGTGTGCCGTACTTCGCGAGTGCTTCGTAAGCGTGCCCGAACGTATGACCAAAATTCAACACGGCTCGAAGACCAGTCGTTTCAAACTCATCCGCTTCCACCACTTGGGCCTTCAGTTCGCAACTGCGCTGAATAATCCGGGCCAGGAAGGTGGGGTCATGCGATTGAATCTTAGGCTGTTCGGCTTCGAGCCAGTCAAAGAAACTTTCATCGAGAATCATGCCGTACTTCACGACTTCAGCCATACCGGCGGCAAACTCTCGCGGCGGCAAGGTTGCCAGCAGATCGGTGTCGATAAAGACAGCTTTGGGCTGATGAAAAGCCCCCACAATGTTCTTAGCAGCTGGCAGATTCACACCCACCTTGCCACCCACTGAGCTATCGACAGCCGCCAGAAGTGTGGTGGGTACCTGAATGAAAGGGAGCCCACGGGCATAAGTCGCAGCAGCAAAGCCCGCTGCATCACCCACCACACCACCACCGACGGCAATCACATGAGTCGATCGATCAGCCTGCATGGCGATCAACTGATCATAGAGCTTTTCGATTTCACGCAAGGACTTGGCTGTCTCACCCGCTGGTTGCACAGCCAGCCGGACATTCCAGCCAGCCTCAGCCAGTTGTTGAGTCAAGTTCTCAGCAGCCAATGGAGCCACATTCGTATCGGAAACCACCAGAGCCGATCCAGGATTGCCCAACTCAATGGCCACTTGCTTCGACAACCCCGCACCAATCCGCACCTGATAGCTGCGTGGCCCCAGGTTGACTGGCACCACGGATATCTTTGGCCTGGAGGCAGAAGGTCGATCAGTGTCCTGCATGCTGAACTTTCTGGATCGCTGAATTGTCACGAGGTGACCACCTTGCGACCTCTCTTTTCGAGAAATGACTCGATGGGAATTCGATAAGGATCTCTGGAAATGGTATCGCCCGGCCTCAAGCTTGGGCAATCATGCGACTCCAGTGATCGCCCGGCATTCACGAGGATGACTGATCGAACAACAGACTCTGGTGATTCAGGGGCTCAGGTTCGTCTTGAATCATAAAAAGAGTCGGGTCAACAGAATATCCGGCATCTCAAGAGGATTTGTTAAGAATCGGTCTTGTTTCAGGCGACAATTTCCACACGTCAAGTCATGATGTCCGTTGTCGAGTGTCAGCTTCACGGAGGTTCTGACAGCTTAGCCACGAGGGAGTCGATTTCGGTGTCCGACAGCGATTCATCCGGACAATCACCAGCCCCATCACAGACGACCCATCAGGGGCCGGTGATTCTGCCCAATCCCTGGCGCGACTGGGTCATTGACGGATTGATCAAATACCGCGTCTGGTGGCTGTTACTGGCCTGCCTGATGACGGCTATTTCCATCTGGCCTGCCGGCCAGTTGAAGTTTGACGAGTCGATCGAATCGATGTACGCGCCGGGCAATCCTCATCTCAGGGATTATCTCGAAAGCAAAAAGTGGTTTGGTGGTGACGAGTTTATCTTCATTGCCTATCACGATCCCGAACTCTTTGAAGAAGCTGGTGAAAACCGCCTGTCACAACTGGCCGACGAAGTGAGTGC is a window of Planctopirus limnophila DSM 3776 DNA encoding:
- a CDS encoding 3'-5' exonuclease produces the protein MTRLFMGTGGLLRERKFAMADEKRTAVSYLVFDIEAIADGELVSRIRFPGENLSAEAAIAKYRAELMETTGKDVLPVTYMLPVSVAIAKIDPEFRLLDLVVLDAPEYRPHRIAQLFWQGWQHYGYPTLVSFNGRSYDMPVLELAALRYGFSIPAWFSLELRSFEQPRNRYNSSSHFDLCDFFSNFGATRLSGGLNLLANVLGKPGKSGIDGSMVQDFHHQGRDEEINDYCRCDVLDTYFVFLRSQVLQGKLTLQREQQLVGETKTWLENQADNSPAYQHYLSHWGDWQPPPA
- a CDS encoding UDP-2,3-diacylglucosamine diphosphatase; this encodes MLVNSMAVGREFANGEHPGSTLDEGNQGRFLSSSPEVSATLPDVHSVRNTHFLPGREALEQLEWNWRPAGSQRPAPRHPGEDQKRGKDLLGEFPAPRERGVSVESRLSPIEDRQERAIRTVFVSDTHLGCRHAHAVELLDFLRSVEPESLYLVGDIIDGWKLKKSFAWKQVYNDILSRLHDLAASGTKIYLTPGNHDAFLRRFQWGFDFVTIEDEFVFEAADGRKYLVIHGDKFDVVEQSAQWVSGVASIGYDLLLSANWLFSRWFKAPASGSYSFSGRVKRSVKQAVRYISSFEQRLARYALEQGCEGVICGHIHTPAHDHRHGIVYCNTGDWVENCTAFVEYAHGEMELIHYFETFSTRKTSAADCSHETSVTNNSLPLPIPALACACSELAPQDLAAVPC
- the aroB gene encoding 3-dehydroquinate synthase; the protein is MQDTDRPSASRPKISVVPVNLGPRSYQVRIGAGLSKQVAIELGNPGSALVVSDTNVAPLAAENLTQQLAEAGWNVRLAVQPAGETAKSLREIEKLYDQLIAMQADRSTHVIAVGGGVVGDAAGFAAATYARGLPFIQVPTTLLAAVDSSVGGKVGVNLPAAKNIVGAFHQPKAVFIDTDLLATLPPREFAAGMAEVVKYGMILDESFFDWLEAEQPKIQSHDPTFLARIIQRSCELKAQVVEADEFETTGLRAVLNFGHTFGHAYEALAKYGTLLHGEAVSIGMIDAATLACQLGRIPEEVVSRLTKLLQSFQLPVSLPSGMKLDPQQIIATMRLDKKSVGGKLRLILPTRIGHVESVRDVSEELVLKTVARHG
- a CDS encoding BPSS1187 family protein, which produces MKICEVSRHWGSLLDWKTIGFCLSGLLLLGTLEPAAAQSKSSRTSALQPNTTKSAAVRVAPPYNDKTPKRYDLTARASEIDPRAKEHPEIGFVFNKDGKPQDVQHAVVDTRVKPRGKLVIWLMGHNQGLFERISGYGMHGIQVHYANGWFGKLNKEPPPDELYLGRIRLEAATGEDFSPDIEIPLPDGMAERSRQFVKWLAKENPQGKWEQFLTEEGDLRWEDVIMSGISHGSTTAARFAVHQKVDRVVMFSGPRDQLEGWYKLPSATPHERFFGFTHVLDGGWTADHYCRSWLLLGLNDFGPTVNVDDAKPPFSNTRRLVTNANVGNDANNAHGASVPGGPSPKNSKGVYLYEDVWKYLFTHPVDRKGPAVPAEADCTLEHKVKGKK
- a CDS encoding DUF3419 family protein; translated protein: MVVEKLSKTWFNLVHGRNLVYNQCWEDPRLDRVALELTSNDRVVVITSAGCNALDYALAGAGHVHAVDMNLRQNALLELKQAGIRKLDYEDFFQIFGNGGHPQWSTIYTQKLRPELSDTTRKFWDRKKAFFTGDTRRKSFYFHCTSGTFAYIINVYIDRIAKLRDGVNAILAASSLEQQRDIFKQYKLAESLWRPFIRWAMRRDMTLALLGVPRAQRKQIDEQYPGGILQFVMDRVEAVFTKLPIKDNYFWRVYLTGQYTPECCPEYLKPEGFAQLKAGAVDRVSTHTNHILGFLQETPHQISRFILLDHMDWLSKDPAMAILTQEWQGIMDKAAPNARVLWRSAGLNGEFVNPIQVTVNGQKKTLGEALEYNRPLAEELHAKDRVHTYGSFCIANIKNT
- a CDS encoding 3-keto-disaccharide hydrolase; amino-acid sequence: MLHALPRLACFSPEFLMLSIAGCLLSLFVVAPAQAQEDNNPPPGFTALFNGKDLTGWWGLGTYDPRKLDAMSEADFAAFKAKSLEDIARHWSVKDGILINDGHGLYLTTDKTFGDIELLIDYKTVPKADSGIYLRTTPQVQIWDSTETAKFSIGADKGSGGLWNNLPNHPGKDPLAKADKPFGEWNRFRIIQVGARTTIYLNDQLVVDHAIMDNYWDKAAPLRKNGYIQLQTHGGEISWRNIFVREIGSEEANKILASKSESGFESIFDGQSLAGWAGAADQYEVANGAIRCQKGKGGNLYTEKEYANFVARLEFRLPPGGNNGLAIRYPGKGNPAYSGMTELQVLDNDAPQYAKLDVRQYHGSAYGMAAATRGYLRPTGEWNFQEVTINGSKITVELNGTIILDTDLSKVSEYMANSPHPGKDLVKGHFGFAGHGDAVEFRNLSIKPLAD
- a CDS encoding class I SAM-dependent methyltransferase → MDAHTKTSQLVSESNTSTAKVPSLAYGVDPTRPEKYSLRQARYHAVSEEIARLIPEFQARGRRLKILDVGIWNGVLMRYVEALPGSEIVDLHGVDLTLQPTIYKPENWASLNAGDLMGGLNFLESNQFDLVVCEQVLEHLPTVDDAISTLGRVLAPGGLLIVGVPIFPEGIHLVRKHLVPAVDKLVGKKKPRGHLQAFSKRTFIGAVTQHAPVKVVAARGFRIFSGGLLRPLENQKWWWQLNRTAGETLPSLCTEIQVLARKAA